A region from the Panicum hallii strain FIL2 chromosome 1, PHallii_v3.1, whole genome shotgun sequence genome encodes:
- the LOC112887970 gene encoding DDT domain-containing protein DDB_G0282237-like isoform X2 — MPLFNKKPFSLLEPPKDLDSKEKVFQIRFTKEIFRDYQEYLKRLNLYRQRVWTCKMSGKSNLTFEEALVSEHNAMEKAQNMPTELMAYVLRMTQYSTLGLYELINKIYANLLEEVFEGIELLAKKDGSVVPCKILKILDSDGTKTCEVGWLRRDKTLINTSVVKAADLFYRRAPVSRNTLKIFIRDSTTQTTPWVIHENLAKKYGIPTDPPNNIMHYEGLHKKGRKREENGTIENGRKKMKKDEGHVPIKYPIDDLLVRPGGDDPALFKRPPLATDFRVPRCSVGDLLMVWDFCSSFGRVLNLSPFLLTDMENAICHKESNVLVVEIHAAMFHLLIKDKGDYFSVLQNKKRKLKVSLVAWAEYLCDFLEMTKNEELSSNIATIRRGYYGHIDTDIKLKILHELVEEAIKTSAIREILSERVDQKQALNATRRESTRKDREEQNLNTETTMKNEENQTDAMQDGNETVDELTRGKEEKDKSNVSRSKTEGKRHLVRHLETEFDKLSIRSSPLGKDRHHNRYWFFRREGRLLVESADSREWGYYSTKEELDALMGSLNVKGIRERALKRQLEKFYNKISNALEKRTKDIMNKMLLEEGVLRRSTRVRAQPKDNPSMAFLKYVNKWKDN, encoded by the exons ATGCCTCTCTTCAATAAGAAACCTTTCTCCTTACTGGAGCCCCCTAAGGACTTGGATTCAAAGGAGAAGGTGTTCCAAATTCGCTTCACAAAGGAGATATTCCGAGATTATCA AGAATATCTGAAGAGGCTAAATCTCTATCGCCAAAGAGTTTGGACATGTAAGATGTCTGGGAAATCTAATTTAACTTTCGAAGAAGCTTTGGTGTCTGAGCATAACGCGATGGAGAAGGCTCAAAATATGCCAACTGAGCTGATGGCTTATGTTCTTCGGATGACTCAGTACA GCACTCTTGGCTTATATGAGCTTATCAACAAGATATATGCTAATCTGCTGGAAGAAGTATTTGAAGGAATAGAGTTGCTTGCTAAAAAGGATGGTTCTGTGGTACCTTGCAAGATTTTGAAGATTCTAGATTCTGATGGCACAAAGACGTGTGAAGTGGGTTGGCTTCGTCGAGACAAGACATTGATCAACACATCGGTAGTCAAAGCTGCGGATCTCTTCTACCGAAGGGCGCCTGTTAGCAGGAATACACTGAAGATTTTTATTAgggattcaacaacacagactaCCCCGTGGGTTATACATGAGAATCTTGCCAAAAAATATGGGATACCTACTGATCCCCCTAACAATATAATG CATTATGAAGGTTTGCACAAGAAAGGtagaaaaagagaagagaatgGAACTATTGAAAATGGAAGAAAAAAGATGAAGAAAG ATGAAGGACATGTGCCAATTAAGTATCCAATCGACGATCTGTTAGTAAGGCCCGGTGGAGATGATCCAGCTTTATTTAAGAGACCTCCTCTGGCTACAGATTTTAGAGTCCCAAGATGTTCTGTGGGCGATCTCCTTATGGTGTGGGATTTCTGCTCGTCTTTTGGGAGGGTTCTGAATCTTTCCCCATTTCTGCTAACTGATATGGAGAATGCAATTTGCCACAAAGAAAGCAATGTTCTTGTTGTGGAAATACATGCAGCCATGTTTCACTTGCTCATTAAGGACAAAGGTGACTATTTCAGTGTCCTGCAGAACAAGAAACGGAAGTTAAAG GTAAGTTTAGTAGCATGGGCTGAATATCTATGTGACTTCTTGGAAATGACAAAAAATGAAGAGCTATCCAGTAACATTGCAACAATAAGAAGGGGTTATTATGGTCATATTGACACTGATATAAAGCTTAAGATCCTCCATGAGCTAGTGGAAGAGGCTATTAAAACCTCTGCCATAAGGGAGATACTAAGTGAGCGGGTGGACCAGAAACAAGCCCTTAATGCAACAAGAAGAGAGAGTACCAGAAAGGACAGAGAAGAACAAAACTTGAACACTGAAACTACCATGAAAAATGAAGAGAACCAGACAGATGCCATGCAAGATGGCAATGAGACTGTTGATGAGCTGACtaggggaaaagaagaaaaggataaGAGCAATGTTTCTCGAAGCAAGACAGAAGGCAAACGACATCTG GTACGGCATCTTGAGACGGAGTTTGATAAACTATCCATCCGTTCTAGCCCTCTTGGTAAAGACAGACACCACAATAGGTACTGGTTTTTCAGGCGTGAAGGAAGGCTTCTTGTTGAAAGTGCAGATTCCAGAGAATGGGGTTACTACAGCACCAAGGAAGAG CTTGATGCACTCATGGGTTCGTTGAATGTGAAAGGTATAAGGGAGAGAGCTCTGAAACGGCAGCTAGAGAAGTTCTATAATAAGATCAG TAACGCCCTGGAGAAGCGAACAAAAGATATCATGAACAAGATGTTACTTGAAGAGGGCGTGCTGCGCCGCTCCACACGAGTCCGGGCGCAGCCGAAGGATAACCCTTCCATGGCGTTCCTCAAGTACGTCAATAAATGGAAGGATAACTGA
- the LOC112887970 gene encoding DDT domain-containing protein DDB_G0282237-like isoform X1, translated as MVGFLGSQISGRPARFARSGHKAQMPLFNKKPFSLLEPPKDLDSKEKVFQIRFTKEIFRDYQEYLKRLNLYRQRVWTCKMSGKSNLTFEEALVSEHNAMEKAQNMPTELMAYVLRMTQYSTLGLYELINKIYANLLEEVFEGIELLAKKDGSVVPCKILKILDSDGTKTCEVGWLRRDKTLINTSVVKAADLFYRRAPVSRNTLKIFIRDSTTQTTPWVIHENLAKKYGIPTDPPNNIMHYEGLHKKGRKREENGTIENGRKKMKKDEGHVPIKYPIDDLLVRPGGDDPALFKRPPLATDFRVPRCSVGDLLMVWDFCSSFGRVLNLSPFLLTDMENAICHKESNVLVVEIHAAMFHLLIKDKGDYFSVLQNKKRKLKVSLVAWAEYLCDFLEMTKNEELSSNIATIRRGYYGHIDTDIKLKILHELVEEAIKTSAIREILSERVDQKQALNATRRESTRKDREEQNLNTETTMKNEENQTDAMQDGNETVDELTRGKEEKDKSNVSRSKTEGKRHLVRHLETEFDKLSIRSSPLGKDRHHNRYWFFRREGRLLVESADSREWGYYSTKEELDALMGSLNVKGIRERALKRQLEKFYNKISNALEKRTKDIMNKMLLEEGVLRRSTRVRAQPKDNPSMAFLKYVNKWKDN; from the exons ATGGTGGGGTTTCTGGGTTCCCAGATTTCGGGCCGCCCTGCCCGTTTTGCCAG GTCAGGTCATAAGGCCCAAATGCCTCTCTTCAATAAGAAACCTTTCTCCTTACTGGAGCCCCCTAAGGACTTGGATTCAAAGGAGAAGGTGTTCCAAATTCGCTTCACAAAGGAGATATTCCGAGATTATCA AGAATATCTGAAGAGGCTAAATCTCTATCGCCAAAGAGTTTGGACATGTAAGATGTCTGGGAAATCTAATTTAACTTTCGAAGAAGCTTTGGTGTCTGAGCATAACGCGATGGAGAAGGCTCAAAATATGCCAACTGAGCTGATGGCTTATGTTCTTCGGATGACTCAGTACA GCACTCTTGGCTTATATGAGCTTATCAACAAGATATATGCTAATCTGCTGGAAGAAGTATTTGAAGGAATAGAGTTGCTTGCTAAAAAGGATGGTTCTGTGGTACCTTGCAAGATTTTGAAGATTCTAGATTCTGATGGCACAAAGACGTGTGAAGTGGGTTGGCTTCGTCGAGACAAGACATTGATCAACACATCGGTAGTCAAAGCTGCGGATCTCTTCTACCGAAGGGCGCCTGTTAGCAGGAATACACTGAAGATTTTTATTAgggattcaacaacacagactaCCCCGTGGGTTATACATGAGAATCTTGCCAAAAAATATGGGATACCTACTGATCCCCCTAACAATATAATG CATTATGAAGGTTTGCACAAGAAAGGtagaaaaagagaagagaatgGAACTATTGAAAATGGAAGAAAAAAGATGAAGAAAG ATGAAGGACATGTGCCAATTAAGTATCCAATCGACGATCTGTTAGTAAGGCCCGGTGGAGATGATCCAGCTTTATTTAAGAGACCTCCTCTGGCTACAGATTTTAGAGTCCCAAGATGTTCTGTGGGCGATCTCCTTATGGTGTGGGATTTCTGCTCGTCTTTTGGGAGGGTTCTGAATCTTTCCCCATTTCTGCTAACTGATATGGAGAATGCAATTTGCCACAAAGAAAGCAATGTTCTTGTTGTGGAAATACATGCAGCCATGTTTCACTTGCTCATTAAGGACAAAGGTGACTATTTCAGTGTCCTGCAGAACAAGAAACGGAAGTTAAAG GTAAGTTTAGTAGCATGGGCTGAATATCTATGTGACTTCTTGGAAATGACAAAAAATGAAGAGCTATCCAGTAACATTGCAACAATAAGAAGGGGTTATTATGGTCATATTGACACTGATATAAAGCTTAAGATCCTCCATGAGCTAGTGGAAGAGGCTATTAAAACCTCTGCCATAAGGGAGATACTAAGTGAGCGGGTGGACCAGAAACAAGCCCTTAATGCAACAAGAAGAGAGAGTACCAGAAAGGACAGAGAAGAACAAAACTTGAACACTGAAACTACCATGAAAAATGAAGAGAACCAGACAGATGCCATGCAAGATGGCAATGAGACTGTTGATGAGCTGACtaggggaaaagaagaaaaggataaGAGCAATGTTTCTCGAAGCAAGACAGAAGGCAAACGACATCTG GTACGGCATCTTGAGACGGAGTTTGATAAACTATCCATCCGTTCTAGCCCTCTTGGTAAAGACAGACACCACAATAGGTACTGGTTTTTCAGGCGTGAAGGAAGGCTTCTTGTTGAAAGTGCAGATTCCAGAGAATGGGGTTACTACAGCACCAAGGAAGAG CTTGATGCACTCATGGGTTCGTTGAATGTGAAAGGTATAAGGGAGAGAGCTCTGAAACGGCAGCTAGAGAAGTTCTATAATAAGATCAG TAACGCCCTGGAGAAGCGAACAAAAGATATCATGAACAAGATGTTACTTGAAGAGGGCGTGCTGCGCCGCTCCACACGAGTCCGGGCGCAGCCGAAGGATAACCCTTCCATGGCGTTCCTCAAGTACGTCAATAAATGGAAGGATAACTGA